A window from Acidimicrobiia bacterium encodes these proteins:
- a CDS encoding sigma-70 family RNA polymerase sigma factor: MGEPGDLVPRDFASWYAACHGRILAGVRVATRDSQLAGDAVSEAFTRAFARWERVAVMERPEAWVYTVAMNVARRGGRRAGTERRLLRRLSAHEVDAPAPHESEPELWAAVDALPPRQREAVALRYVLGFSQHEVARAMGTSDGTAASTLAKARHALAEKLGVSEEAAHD; this comes from the coding sequence GTGGGAGAACCCGGCGATCTCGTCCCGAGGGACTTCGCGTCGTGGTACGCGGCGTGCCACGGTCGCATCCTCGCCGGGGTGCGCGTCGCGACGCGCGATTCGCAGCTCGCGGGCGACGCGGTGTCGGAAGCGTTCACGCGCGCGTTCGCGCGGTGGGAACGGGTCGCGGTGATGGAACGACCGGAGGCGTGGGTGTACACGGTCGCGATGAACGTCGCGCGACGGGGCGGCCGACGCGCGGGCACCGAACGTCGCTTATTGCGACGGCTCAGCGCGCACGAGGTCGACGCGCCGGCGCCCCACGAGTCCGAGCCCGAGCTCTGGGCCGCGGTCGACGCACTGCCGCCGCGCCAGCGCGAGGCGGTCGCGCTGCGGTACGTGCTGGGGTTCAGCCAGCACGAGGTCGCGCGGGCGATGGGCACGTCCGACGGCACTGCCGCGTCGACGCTCGCCAAGGCGCGGCACGCGCTCGCAGAGAAGCTCGGCGTCAGCGAGGAGGCCGCGCATGACTGA
- a CDS encoding GNAT family protein, which produces MRSRTPPDLELVGGRVLLRPLRPDDWEGWRDVRRRSRDWLEVWEPRPEPGASDPVSDREAFRARCGAWDRQRHFDSAYGFGLFLRDGRFAGEVSLGSVARGPFQSAYVGYWIDEELAGHGYVPEGVVLILRYAFDTLQLHRLEAAIVPRNHPSRRVVEKLGLREEGTAREFLQIQGQYEDHVRYAITADEWQARRTELTATFLT; this is translated from the coding sequence ATGCGGTCGCGCACGCCACCTGACCTCGAGCTCGTCGGCGGGCGCGTCCTCTTGCGACCGCTGCGCCCCGACGACTGGGAAGGCTGGCGCGACGTGCGCCGTCGCAGCCGCGACTGGCTCGAGGTGTGGGAGCCGCGGCCCGAGCCCGGCGCGAGCGACCCGGTGTCGGATCGCGAAGCCTTCCGCGCGCGCTGCGGCGCGTGGGACCGCCAGCGCCACTTCGACTCCGCGTACGGCTTCGGCCTGTTCCTGCGCGACGGCCGCTTCGCAGGCGAGGTGAGCCTCGGGAGCGTGGCACGCGGCCCGTTCCAGAGCGCGTACGTCGGCTACTGGATCGACGAGGAGCTCGCCGGGCACGGCTACGTGCCGGAGGGCGTCGTGCTGATCCTGCGGTACGCGTTCGACACGCTCCAACTCCACCGGCTCGAGGCCGCGATCGTGCCGCGCAACCACCCGAGCCGGCGCGTGGTCGAGAAGCTCGGGCTGCGCGAAGAAGGCACCGCGCGCGAGTTCCTGCAGATCCAGGGCCAGTACGAGGACCACGTGCGCTACGCGATCACCGCCGACGAGTGGCAGGCGCGTCGCACCGAGCTCACCGCGACATTTCTGACCTAG
- a CDS encoding lipid-transfer protein yields MGRAAVAGIGQTRYAKDMGRSELDLATEAIASACADAGLPTSAIDGFVSYHVEQVAEVDLVTTLGIPELRFMARTPSGGGGAASILGLAALAVEHGTAECVVVFRARNRSKAASYGSDPNQGGRPWAKAGTRLRDFRQWQHPFGVAAPAHEFALIAQRHMHVYGTRAEHFGMQAIAQRFHASRNPDAIMRKEVTLDDWAASRPIAEPIRLFDCSLENDGATAVLVTKLDHARDLRQAPVRVLAQVQYGAPIHTELADFFATTAAFGERDSGAVAASKRLFDRAGITPEDVDVAMIVEPFTPAVLLALEQYGFCARGESGPFVERGATRWPGGALPVNTHGGSNGEAFIHGVNHLPEAVRQLRGTACNQVDGAEIAFVCGAISDPSGAVLLGADR; encoded by the coding sequence ATGGGGCGCGCGGCGGTCGCGGGGATCGGCCAGACCCGGTACGCGAAGGACATGGGCCGCAGCGAGCTCGACCTCGCGACCGAGGCGATCGCGAGCGCGTGCGCCGACGCGGGCCTGCCCACGAGCGCGATCGACGGCTTCGTGAGCTACCACGTCGAGCAGGTCGCCGAGGTCGATCTCGTCACGACGCTCGGGATCCCCGAGCTGCGGTTCATGGCCCGCACGCCGTCGGGTGGCGGCGGCGCGGCGTCGATCCTCGGACTCGCCGCGCTCGCGGTCGAGCACGGCACCGCCGAGTGCGTCGTCGTGTTCCGCGCCCGCAACCGCTCGAAGGCCGCGTCGTACGGCAGTGATCCGAACCAGGGCGGTCGACCGTGGGCGAAGGCCGGCACTCGCCTGCGCGACTTCCGCCAGTGGCAGCACCCGTTCGGTGTCGCCGCGCCGGCGCACGAGTTCGCGTTGATCGCGCAGCGGCACATGCACGTGTACGGCACACGTGCCGAGCACTTCGGCATGCAGGCGATCGCGCAGCGGTTCCACGCGAGCCGCAATCCCGACGCGATCATGCGCAAGGAAGTGACGCTCGACGACTGGGCCGCGTCGCGACCGATCGCCGAACCGATCCGGCTCTTCGACTGCTCGCTCGAGAACGACGGCGCGACCGCGGTGCTCGTGACGAAGCTCGACCACGCTCGCGATCTCCGACAAGCGCCGGTGCGGGTGCTCGCGCAGGTGCAGTACGGCGCGCCGATCCACACCGAGCTCGCCGACTTCTTCGCGACGACGGCCGCGTTCGGCGAACGCGATTCGGGCGCGGTCGCGGCGTCGAAGCGGCTGTTCGATCGGGCCGGGATCACGCCCGAAGACGTCGACGTCGCGATGATCGTCGAGCCGTTCACGCCCGCGGTGTTGCTCGCGCTCGAGCAGTACGGATTCTGCGCGCGTGGCGAGAGCGGTCCGTTCGTCGAGCGCGGCGCGACGCGCTGGCCCGGCGGCGCGCTGCCGGTGAACACGCACGGCGGCTCGAACGGCGAGGCGTTCATCCACGGCGTGAACCACCTGCCCGAAGCGGTGCGCCAGCTGCGCGGCACCGCGTGCAATCAGGTCGACGGCGCGGAGATCGCGTTCGTGTGCGGCGCGATCAGCGACCCGTCGGGCGCGGTGCTGCTCGGAGCCGATCGGTGA
- a CDS encoding AMP-binding protein, protein MPEIVWRPSAALLEESNIARFAAAEGIADVATLRARSIEDPEWFWDAVVRFLGLRFDVPYERVLDGSDGAPWARWFTGGRLNLATSCLDRWADDPATASEVAVVWEGEEGTTRTLSWTELRVLTDGIASGLAARGVGEGDAVGLFLPMLPETVAALFAVAKLGAIFLPIFSGYAADAVAMRLADAEAVALVTADGFTRRGKVVAMKETADAAVESVPSIHTVVVVPRLGRDVPMRAGRDLTVDELAAAGDGHFDARAVDSEQPLLVAYTSGTTGRPKGSVLVQAGFLVKIAEEAAFQTDIRRGERLFWLSDIGWIMGPWEIVGTLANGGTIVLYDGAPDFPQADRLWDLVERHRIGVLGVSPTLIRALMAHGDAPVLAHDRSSLRVLASTGEPWNEAPWRWYFDVVGEGRCPVINISGGTEVAACFLSPTVAEPLSPCSLGGPSLGMAIDVFDDAGRPVRGEVGELVCTKPWPSMTRGLWRDPERYLDTYWSRYPGVWWHGDFASIASDGQWFLHGRSDDTIKLAGKRLGPAEVETVVVGHPAVVEAAAVGVPDAVKGEALWVFVVPAAGVDADDALRAELTGLVTQHLGPSFRPSAVRFTTALPKTRSAKVLRRAIRSVVTGSAPGDLSGLEDPGSLDAVAHAT, encoded by the coding sequence GTGCCCGAGATCGTCTGGCGCCCGAGTGCCGCGCTCCTCGAGGAGAGCAACATCGCCCGCTTCGCCGCGGCCGAGGGCATCGCCGACGTCGCGACGCTGCGCGCCCGTTCCATCGAGGATCCCGAGTGGTTCTGGGACGCGGTCGTGCGCTTCCTCGGCCTGCGGTTCGATGTGCCCTACGAGCGCGTCCTCGACGGCTCCGACGGCGCGCCCTGGGCGCGCTGGTTCACCGGCGGCCGGCTGAACCTCGCGACCTCGTGCCTCGACCGCTGGGCCGACGATCCCGCGACCGCATCCGAGGTCGCGGTCGTGTGGGAAGGCGAGGAAGGCACGACGCGCACGCTGAGCTGGACCGAGCTGCGCGTCCTCACCGACGGCATCGCCTCCGGTCTCGCGGCGCGCGGCGTGGGTGAGGGTGACGCAGTCGGTCTCTTCCTGCCGATGCTGCCCGAGACGGTCGCCGCGTTGTTCGCCGTCGCGAAGCTCGGCGCGATTTTCCTGCCGATCTTCTCCGGCTACGCGGCCGACGCGGTCGCGATGCGACTCGCCGACGCGGAGGCGGTCGCGCTCGTCACCGCCGACGGTTTCACGCGGCGCGGCAAGGTCGTCGCGATGAAGGAGACGGCCGACGCCGCGGTCGAGTCGGTGCCTTCGATCCACACCGTCGTCGTCGTTCCGCGACTCGGTCGGGACGTACCGATGCGCGCGGGTCGCGATCTCACGGTCGACGAGCTCGCCGCTGCGGGCGACGGGCACTTCGACGCGCGCGCCGTCGACAGCGAGCAACCGCTGCTCGTCGCCTACACGAGCGGCACGACGGGCCGGCCGAAGGGATCCGTGCTCGTGCAGGCGGGTTTTCTCGTGAAAATTGCGGAGGAAGCCGCGTTCCAGACCGACATCCGGCGCGGCGAGCGGTTGTTCTGGCTCTCCGACATCGGCTGGATCATGGGTCCGTGGGAGATCGTCGGCACGCTCGCGAACGGCGGCACGATCGTGCTCTACGACGGCGCGCCCGACTTCCCGCAAGCCGATCGTCTCTGGGACCTCGTCGAACGTCATCGCATCGGAGTGCTCGGCGTGTCGCCGACGCTCATCCGCGCGCTCATGGCGCACGGCGACGCGCCCGTGCTCGCGCACGACCGCTCGTCGTTACGCGTGCTCGCGTCGACGGGCGAGCCGTGGAACGAGGCGCCGTGGCGCTGGTATTTCGACGTCGTCGGCGAGGGTCGCTGCCCGGTGATCAACATCTCGGGCGGCACCGAGGTCGCCGCCTGCTTCCTGTCGCCGACCGTCGCGGAGCCGCTGTCGCCGTGCTCGCTCGGCGGTCCGTCGCTCGGCATGGCCATCGACGTGTTCGACGACGCGGGGCGACCGGTGCGCGGCGAAGTCGGCGAGCTCGTGTGCACGAAGCCGTGGCCGAGCATGACCCGCGGCTTGTGGCGCGATCCCGAGCGCTATCTCGACACGTACTGGTCGCGCTATCCGGGCGTCTGGTGGCACGGCGACTTCGCGTCGATCGCGTCCGACGGCCAGTGGTTCCTGCACGGTCGCTCCGACGACACGATCAAGCTCGCGGGCAAGCGGCTCGGACCCGCCGAGGTCGAGACGGTCGTCGTCGGCCATCCCGCGGTCGTCGAAGCCGCCGCGGTCGGCGTGCCCGACGCCGTGAAGGGCGAGGCGCTCTGGGTCTTCGTCGTCCCCGCGGCCGGCGTCGACGCCGACGACGCGTTGCGCGCCGAGCTCACGGGCCTCGTGACCCAGCACCTCGGCCCGTCGTTCCGACCCTCGGCCGTGCGGTTCACGACCGCGCTGCCGAAGACGCGCAGCGCCAAGGTGCTCCGGCGCGCCATCCGCTCCGTTGTCACCGGGTCTGCACCCGGTGACCTGTCCGGTCTCGAAGACCCCGGAAGTCTCGATGCGGTCGCGCACGCCACCTGA
- a CDS encoding alanine--glyoxylate aminotransferase family protein — protein sequence MAHSERLLLGPGPSNPFPEVIEALTRPVLGHLDPEFLALLDETCQLLRDAFKTTNALTLPISGTGSAGMEACFVNLVEPGDTVIIGVNGVFGERMCEVARRAGADVIRVDEPWGRTIDPQRLLDAQREHPHARLVAVVHAETSTGVVNDVEPLRALQDTDTLLLLDTVTSLGGIPVEIDAWGVDAVYSGTQKCLGVPPGLAPLSFSTRAVERVRNRKQPAQSWYLDLGLIGEYVGSERRYHHTAPISMIYALHAGLRVLFDEGLEASWARHARVGVQLQERLPELGFRLFAPEGHRLPELTTAWLPDGADDGKLRAQLRDVYDIEVGGGLGELAGKGWRIGLMGHNARDRSVVSLVGALRELLPA from the coding sequence ATGGCGCACTCCGAACGGTTGCTGCTCGGCCCCGGCCCGTCGAACCCGTTTCCCGAGGTGATCGAGGCGCTCACCCGGCCCGTGCTCGGCCACCTCGATCCCGAGTTCCTCGCGCTGCTCGACGAGACGTGCCAACTCCTCCGCGACGCGTTCAAGACGACGAACGCGCTCACGCTCCCGATCAGCGGGACCGGATCCGCAGGCATGGAGGCGTGCTTCGTCAACCTCGTCGAGCCCGGCGACACCGTGATCATCGGCGTGAACGGTGTGTTCGGCGAGCGCATGTGCGAGGTCGCCCGCCGGGCCGGCGCCGACGTGATCCGCGTCGACGAGCCGTGGGGGCGCACGATCGATCCGCAACGCCTGCTCGACGCGCAGCGCGAGCACCCGCACGCGCGACTCGTCGCGGTCGTGCACGCGGAGACGTCGACCGGCGTGGTCAACGACGTCGAACCCCTGCGCGCGCTGCAGGACACCGACACGTTGTTGCTGCTCGACACGGTCACGTCGCTCGGCGGCATCCCGGTCGAGATCGACGCGTGGGGCGTCGACGCGGTCTACTCGGGCACGCAGAAGTGTCTCGGCGTACCGCCCGGGCTCGCGCCCCTGTCGTTCTCGACGCGCGCCGTGGAGCGCGTCCGCAATCGCAAGCAACCCGCGCAGTCGTGGTACCTCGATCTCGGCCTCATCGGCGAGTACGTCGGCAGCGAACGCCGCTATCACCACACCGCGCCGATCTCGATGATCTACGCGCTCCACGCGGGGCTGCGCGTGCTGTTCGACGAAGGGCTCGAAGCGTCGTGGGCGCGCCACGCTCGCGTCGGCGTGCAGTTGCAGGAGCGGCTGCCCGAGCTCGGGTTCCGTCTGTTCGCACCGGAAGGCCACCGCCTGCCCGAGCTCACGACCGCGTGGCTCCCCGACGGCGCCGACGACGGCAAGCTCCGCGCGCAACTGCGCGACGTCTACGACATCGAGGTCGGCGGCGGACTCGGCGAGCTCGCGGGGAAGGGCTGGCGCATCGGCCTCATGGGCCACAACGCACGCGACCGCAGTGTCGTCAGCCTGGTGGGGGCGTTGCGGGAGCTACTGCCGGCTTGA
- the orn gene encoding oligoribonuclease produces the protein MTNADDRLVWIDLEMTGLDTERHVIVEIACLVTDPQLAIVDDGIDIVVHQDETALAAMDDFVRRMHTKSGLLPEIEASTVDLATAGARVLEYVKTHVPKAGVAPLCGNSIGVDRRFLDRALPELDQYLHYRSIDVSSLKELCRRWYPDVYRGRPSKKESHRALDDIRESVAELQYYRETMLKPAVAPATPPPG, from the coding sequence ATGACGAACGCCGACGACCGCCTGGTCTGGATCGACCTCGAGATGACCGGTCTCGACACCGAGCGGCACGTCATCGTCGAGATCGCGTGCCTCGTGACCGATCCGCAGCTCGCGATCGTCGACGACGGCATCGACATCGTCGTGCACCAGGACGAGACCGCGCTCGCGGCGATGGACGACTTCGTCCGGCGCATGCACACGAAGTCGGGCCTGCTGCCCGAGATCGAGGCGTCGACCGTCGACCTCGCGACCGCGGGCGCGCGCGTGCTCGAGTACGTGAAGACGCACGTACCGAAGGCGGGCGTCGCGCCGCTCTGCGGCAACAGCATCGGCGTCGACCGTCGTTTCCTCGACCGCGCGCTCCCCGAGCTCGACCAGTACCTGCACTACCGCAGCATCGACGTGTCGTCGCTGAAGGAGCTGTGCCGGCGCTGGTACCCCGACGTGTACCGCGGACGACCGTCGAAGAAAGAGTCACACCGCGCGCTCGACGACATTCGCGAGTCGGTCGCGGAGCTGCAGTACTACCGCGAGACGATGCTCAAGCCGGCAGTAGCTCCCGCAACGCCCCCACCAGGCTGA
- a CDS encoding Zn-ribbon domain-containing OB-fold protein yields the protein MSDSASAPPAYPRPDPQTERDAAFWEGVEHGELRIQRCTACGTFRHPPRPVCAACGSRDAEPAKVAGTGEVWSFTVVHPPTLPAFAERTPYAAVVVRLDEGAFLVSNLVDCANDEVAVGMRVELAITEVEPGLKLPLFRPA from the coding sequence GTGAGCGATTCGGCGTCGGCGCCGCCGGCGTACCCGCGGCCCGACCCGCAGACCGAGCGCGACGCGGCGTTCTGGGAGGGCGTCGAACACGGCGAGCTCCGTATCCAGCGCTGCACCGCGTGCGGCACGTTCCGCCATCCGCCGCGTCCGGTGTGCGCGGCCTGCGGCTCGCGCGACGCGGAGCCGGCAAAGGTCGCGGGTACGGGCGAGGTGTGGTCGTTCACCGTCGTGCATCCGCCGACGCTGCCCGCGTTCGCGGAGCGCACGCCCTACGCGGCCGTCGTCGTGCGCCTCGACGAAGGCGCGTTCCTCGTGAGCAATCTCGTCGACTGCGCCAACGACGAGGTCGCGGTCGGGATGCGCGTCGAGCTCGCGATCACCGAGGTCGAGCCGGGCTTGAAGCTGCCGTTGTTCCGCCCCGCGTAG